Genomic DNA from Nicotiana tabacum cultivar K326 chromosome 21, ASM71507v2, whole genome shotgun sequence:
GGGTCAAACAAAGCAAAGACGTGACTGCATGGGATCGTAATCGAAGCAGGGGACTTCTCGTACTAAGGCCCGAACGGAGTGTTCACCATCGTGCCTAATAAGACAACACTTTTTCGAACTCGGAACGAGCTCCGATACCTCGAAAAGCACGACAACGGTTGCACGTGACTAACAGAGGGTCGTGATATCCGAACCCTACAGGATATCACGACGCAGATCTCGCCCGACTTCGGTAGCAGATCATTAATTGGCAAGAAtggaggatttttatcttttttagaaCTGTAATAGGagtgaaactctcctactatataaaggggaagttttTTCTTTGATAGGACATTGTAACATGCATACCAAGGCAATACAAAATTATTTCTCTGTTCTCTAGCTACTAAAAGGTCTTTACTTTACTTTGTTCTTCGTTTTTGATTGACTTTGAACCTAAGATCCAACCAAGGGCAGAAACTATTTTCCAATCCAAGTTCAAGCTAGGCCATAGTGTTACGACAGGTTTGATTATCCATTGTATTTTTAGCTCATTTATCTAACGTTCTTGATTATTTGtattgaatcaatccacatatctttaaaaccgcgtataaattcatttgttatcaatTTTAAGGGTAATCAATTATAtcatattgttactttaattaaacgcaatatttgttttgattgttacttaaattctattgtatcgtatcgttaaatcgttacgtaacgatgaaaAATGCCACTTTAAGAAACGAACGATTTGGTATCATACTATTGGTGCATGACATTATGAAACGACGACAAACGCTATAacctatccaaatattatatacatcaaaacgatataatacaacacaatacaatacTATACGATATATTTTGAAATGATACATAACAACCATCTAAACAAGATGTAAAGTTGCTCTGCTTGAAATTTTCTGGTGTCAGTTTAATAATGTTTCTAACATTGGAGATGAATTCCATGCTCGCATTAAATAACGATTAATGAATTTAATTGAAGTGCACCCTTAAAAACAAAATACATCTAAAATCACATGAATGATACTTATCGTATCAAGAGACCTACAACTTCTTGGATATCATGCTTATTCGTGGAACCATTATATTTTCTCCACTCCATATAGATGCACTAGCAAAAATCATTACCACCCCTCATCCTGTGCATAAAAATAACTATTGTATTGGTTTGTCTTTGTATCTCTGGCAATTCAATATCAAAGTCCACTGCTGTGGCAAATCAATATCAAAGACATTATGTCTACTGACTAATTGAGCCATCAATCTCTATATAACATGTTTTTCCAATATTCTATTCGGCATTATCTTGTTAATTCAGTCACAAAGGCTAGGCTAAAACCCTGAAATATCACATTAAAGTTTAAAATCTTTTAATAGTTTGAGGATTTAAATTCTTGAAAGTGGTAAAATTGTATATAACGGATTATGTCAAACAACTTAGAGTGTCTAAAAGAAGGAAATGAAAGAAacaaaagtatataaattaatatGAAGGGGGTAGAAGAAACAACAATTTCCTTTACAACAAATTTTATGGATGCTGAAAGAAGGCTACATAGATATATTTGTGATAAACAATTTTCTTGGAAGAGTAAAAAGCTTTTAAAATGGAGACATAAAAAATCATATTAATGCATCTGATCAAGATAAGATACACTCAAGAAAAAATtatcatttatattttttaatacatTCTGAATCATAAAAAGACTAACTAGCTAGGCTCCTGAACCATCCAACAGCAGTAGTAGTTATTTCAAGGACCAAATATTCTCCACAAGATTTAGCAAAACACCAACCCAACTCACACGGTGTACTCGTTCATAAATTTCATGTATATCAACTTTTCTCCAATCTTTCTTTGCAATGTCATATAAGAACATGTCCAAAACAGTACATAAAGGCAATGCAATCTCTCCCTTGGGGTTGGTTTTAAATAAAGGCAAATATTTCGTGTTTATCAACTCTGATGGTAGCGCAATTATATGCTTCACCCATGTCTCAGTTTCACCAGTACCATTGAGAACATACAAACTAACCTTGCCTCCAGAATTGCTTTGATCTACAAGTGCAACTTGTCCGTTTATTTCTACTATATTTGGTGGAGATTTTGAAGCCCATACCCCATCAGGCGACAAGATCATTCTAATTAACTTTTCATTTTTAACACTGAATGCAGCTATATTGTAAGACTCTGAAAGCCTATTTACACAATACGTGACTCCATCAATATAAACAAAACTGTATGCAGGGAAAATGTTGGCGCAGTCAGGAATTTCCCTCCACAATTTGTCCACCCCGATAGTGTAAATCCAATATCTCACTTTACCTGAATCTCGATCATCTAGCAAATACTGTGCCTTgattactttatatttcttggtGGTGGAATCAAAACCCAGGGAGCAACAAGTGATTGAAGATTGTTGATAAGGAAGAAAGATATGTTCTTGTGTAAAAGGATTACTAACAGCAACATCTCCATCAAAGTTCCATAGACAAACTAGGCCATTGGTAGATGCCAGAGAGTGAAGCTTACTGAAACGTGACTGATTCAAGTATTGAATGACATCTTTGCTAGTCGTCAAAGATGAGCAACTTACATGAAATTGAGCCGTGGAAAACTTTTGATGTGCTTCAATAAATAAGGGTTCTGATATAAGGGAGCAAAAGGATTTCGAAACACACCTAAAACGCATTAGAGACTTGGCAGGAACCTGTTTTAGAATTTCAAAGATCATCTCGTGCGGAATACATAAATTACCAATGGCAacaatcttctttttcttcatgtATACTTGGTTGTGGAAAGATCAAGGTATTATGTGAAAAGTGATAGCATAAAGGTGTGGTTGAGTTGGAGTCGGGGTTTGTATACTGTTTAGGTTATTCCCTTTGTTTTTGCTGGCGGCCAAAAAGCTATGTTGGTAGGGTTCATTATCTATTGGAAAAGGATTGTGAAGAACGGAAAAAGGGAAATTATTGTCTATTATAGGGTGCATAATATATCGCAAATATAACCTACCAAGAATACAAATACTattgttaggatcgggaatccGGGTAGTGCGGAATATAGCTAAACAACGGTATAATtgcaataacaaagacaatggaagttgataacaatgacaattaaagtagatgaagaagacacaaatttaacgtggttcggtcaaagtgacctatgtccacaagcggagaggagcaatttactataacaataagagtgcaaaagagagtacaaaattagagcaaacactctaattaatcccaaataccctaagagaataacctcacaagatcactccaaagaaagggttcacacaagtgcttcccaacactaactctcatacaaaacactcttaataaaggaagaaaggaagaaacaagaattgaagacaagtcttgttggtgtgtctaaaatgaactaatggccttcccttttataggcaaaaaagtcttgacctcttaggtgtaaaagaagagatacaacttgtgcaaatgatgtccaacacacaatgcaatatttttgggtcccaaagaatatttgacaaattgattaattatgtgtattgtcacacctccttttttcccgaggggataggggatatgggaagtttttccaattaaagtgacattaatcgaaataagattatttatttaattcagagtcgccacttggaataatttatggtgtcccaagtcaccggtttattttaaaatcccaaatcgaggaaatttaactcttatttttggtccgcgaacacagaagaccgggtaaggaattctgttaacctgggagaaggtgtgaggcactttcgagtttcgtagttttagcacggtcgcttaacaattactACTTGGagtaattatctgatttattacatgttttaaacctattgtgcatttttgtcttttaccgatttttaatatttatggaatttatttgaataagtcgcgatgtcgcacacttgtcgttttggtacacattgcaaaccgcgccacgtgaaacgcacccgtgatttacaacatgtttatttttattattatttgaagttatggtcaagtcgcgtgaaacgcgcacttgtTGGGATTTACGTATCATGAATATGCTAcaagaaccgtacccatagtcacgatgatttattattaatcgcgcctaaatcaAGCTACGGTGTTCGACtattattcaattactaattttgacattattgtaaggtcatgaggtatgtatattgttatggagaaaatgaagtaaattaattatgaaaaaagttggctagcttgtgaatgtttatttgtttttggtcatGTGCAACAATTAGCCCATAAATACGCTAGGGAAGTCTAATTAAAGTCTTACACCAATCATGGCCCAACCTAATCTCTTATAATTTTACTGCTAACCAATATTTGAAACTAGACTAAATTTATGGCAGGAATAGATAGATACATGCAGGACCAATTTAGTCACTAAGATAGGAgatcaaaatgaaactaaagcatgCTAAAATGAAAAGCCATTACTTAattgaataaacaagaaaagtaacgaattaatacatattcatcaataaaattaacCATATAAACTACTAAAAAGGACAATAAATTAATCTTAACAAATACTCAACATGAGAACAAATTAATCTTAGCACACTCAGATGCGAATTCGATCATATCATACTCaaagttaaattaaaacagagtgaCCCAAAACATTAATgagaaaaacaaaatagaaagagaagtgaacctttgtattgatgattgtggattTAAATTACAACCACTCAATGATCGGATAGCTCTCAACTGGACCCTTCGGACCACGGAAAACTCGAGCGGCAAATCTCAACTTGCAACCTCAATCGACCTTGCAAAACTGACGATTTAGTAgctatttttggagcttttttttgtgggggagggggaggggggttaATGATGGCTCAAAAGTGGTGAAGGGTTGGTGGTTTTGGGGTGGTGAAGCTGCtgaatttttcgaaagaaagccgaagaaagaatgatacgagtagaaatttccttatcctagaagaagaaaataaatttttctcaaatccttcctccctattttttcctttctcttctcCCCCCTTTTTttcatcacatttctcttctatttatagaaaaaaatttcgaaattttcagttttttattttttattttttatttttaattaaaaagaatttccacttttcatttttcttatttttttaaaaaaataattccccactttcctttacttttattttttaatttttcatttttttttacttttaatatatttaaaatcccaattttttacttttctttttttatttcccacttattttatttttatttttttatttcccacttactgttacttttttttataaaaaaaaaaaatcagatacccttacttttattttttaattccaacattcttttacttttctttttttaaatttccacattcttttacttttctttttttaaatttccactttcttttattttttttattaaattatttctacctacttttacttttactttttaattttatatttctacttttcctattttttaattcccatccgaaattttaaaaaaaaaaaattattttcggtttttattttattttatttaaaaataaagataaaaataataataaaaataatactaatagtaataattgaccttttaaattattaataatttttctatctctctctctctctctctctctctctctctctatatatatatatatatatatatatatatatatatatatatatatatatatatatatatatatatatatatatatattaaattctgaaaatatttacatagtagaaggtgcccgagttttcaaaaattaggtgctcacaactgcccctctttgcttgaaaacatgaagagttttcagacaaagactaggtgagccacGTGACTAATATTTTGaccaaaccattattcaaaaggaaaagaaataaaagatagggtgcaaccgagtcttggttttggacaacctacatatcccgggttataggggaatcaggtcgcgtgtagttcaaggataatggtggaatgatgagttgaggagtcgagtgaggttccgtcgaggctccggtccgcggtcctgctattatatcaaaataaaaaagaaactaaacaagcctatcaattatgagttacaagattcctatctatgagtcttcagaaacttgatcttgagtcttgactggttttTCATacagactctgatctaaaccttgatactcgctagctgtaggttctagttcattgttctatagcttcttctaatcaaaacgggactccaatgctcgtggcttcagtcatgtcttagcattccacatcttttcaattgcttttgcattttggattcacttattttttacttttcttttattctgaattgagacttcttcttttggtcatctcgaaccctgtgcctcgaggtaaaacctactcagacaccaaaacaaataatcgaacgaaatttttctgcccccagtttgcactaggaaaatttcgtgagttattgtaacaaaattctaaactacttcttaattgaaagcaataaaaggtcggaaGTGGTGTACCCTAAAAatgtcatgttttttttttggattgtgttcttttattgtcaaaaggatgtctcaactaaggattggtgtaccttatgttggaaaaatatggcgagggaatgggataccctatattggcaaagatatcagggaatggtgtaccctgcatttaagatcaaatcaactagggagtggagaccctatgttggaaaaagtgactaggtagtggagaccctatgtcgaaaataaaatcaactagggagtggagaccctatgttggaaaagacgactagggagtgaagaccctatgtctacaaTAACAtcaactggggagtggagaccctatgttacaaaagcgactagggagtggagaccctatgtctaaaaatatcaacttgggagtggagatcctatgttggaaaagaaactagggagtggagaccctatgtctaaaaatcatcaactagggagtgaggaccctatgttggaaaatcatcaactagggagtggactatgtttgaaaagagactagggagtggagaccctatgtctaaagtatcatcaactagggagtggataccctatgttggaaaatcatcaactagggagtggagaccctatgttggaaaagagactagggagtggagaccctatgtctaaaatatcaatcaactagggagtggataccctatgttggaaaagcgactagggagtggagaccctatgtctaaaataaaatcaactagggagtggagaccctatgttggaaaaggcaactagagagtgtagaccctatgtctaaaataaaatcaactaaggagtggagaccctatattggaaaagcgactagggagtggagaccctatgtctaaaaatcatcaactagggagtggagaccctatgttggaaaagagactagggagtggataccctatgttggaaaagcgactagagagtggagaccctatgtctctcCACGAAGGAGCCAACTTTTCAATTATTGTAGCCACTTAAAATGCTTCATTCActaccataccttcagcaataaagtcgtgaaaaataagttgaaactCTTGAATTTGGGTTTCAATTGttttgctatctatcattttattgtcaagaaacttggcaaccacaaaTTTGTTCAAGCACGCATCTttagtcttgtacttcttctcaagtacATCCCATAATTCTTTTGAAGTATTCATAGCACTGTAGACATTATACAAATCATCATCCAAAGCACTTAGGatgtagcctttgcaaagaaaatctgtcTTTTCCAAGCTTCAACAATCATAAACTTTTCATTGTTTGGCATGTCGACGGCAAGCATTGGAGGGTCTTCACtggtgaatttctgcataccaagtgtggtaagcaaAAGAAACACCCTTTGGTGCCATCATTTGAAGTTCGCTCTAGAAACTTTCCTCGTTTTTTTTTTTGGCCGGTGGCACAACAGTTCGTCTTGACGAGGCTATTGTCGTTGCCGCAACAGTTACAGAAGGATTTTCATTTTCAATTGTCATTTCTTACTGTCAACAACAGAACAGTTCAATTAATGGCAGAAAATAAAACAGTAACAATACTTCATTAATAATAAAAGTACATTTAATAAACAAAAACcaaagtttttatatactgtttcatAAGAAAACAATGaaatttttatgttcttcaaatcgtttctgaattttaatactccgatgaagtttttatatctgcaaatcagaaataaaaaaaaatcagaaggaGTAGAAACCATAAAGGTTTTAATCTCCAGAAAACAGATTACATATTAAAGTATAAatataatttccttaagattgttatcaATCTATATTAAATCTAATATTATGAAACAGTAAGTTTCTGTAACACAAAACAGAAACAATGAAAAACAGAAGTAAGGCAGAAACTGGAAATAGTCAGAAACCaaaatcagaaaataattttcggAATAAAATCGAGCCCGCTAAATGCATgatgtgtccttaaggaaattatttccctcaagtacccgaggtatTGGAATATTATCCTCCTAGGATAGAACAATTTAACTCACCAGAGTATCGGTACCTAAAATGCTGGTGAACTACGAACCACTTAATGGTTGTAAATCATACTGAAttttatttgtgcagaagaagaagaataaaaagtaGTTCAGAACATTTCGTAAGGAAAAATTATGGGATCAACGCGAATTTATAGCTATTTTCTAGCACTATTTCTGAAAACaaccatggctgttggaacaggcgggaagccgaagccgagcgagcgacgacgatgtGAGACTTACCttctttccaacccatttaaCACCAAGAGAAGTGCTTTCTTAATATAAGGATATTCCCTTTTCTTTCtactaccaatgagggacaattTCTCTTTCCAAAGCATAAGGGAACAACTCGTCCATCCCCatgatgaagaagaaaaagattatGGGGTCCATCCCcataatgaagaagaaaaatatacaagatgCCAAAATAGGTAGTAGGCACCGAAATACGTTTTTGACCAAAATTGGTTTTGGTTACGACACTTCTTCCTATAAATAGAAGCCTTCAGCTTCTTATTTtgacacaccaacaaagagagaaagaaagagtgaggtttcacagacaagaaattagaaaatagtctgtgagaaaaataaagaGTGGGCGATATTGtcgtgaggtgggaatatcaaaagagggttatttattttgagtgttgtagtggtctttggagtattttactcggacctacagaGTATAAAAtttcttgctatagtgatatcagttggtGGTCTAGGGGCCGTGGTTTTTTGCCTTATTCAAAgggttttccacataaaaatcttggtgttattgtcactcttttattcttgttaattaccgtatctcggtgctacgtgATTATTCCACTTTTA
This window encodes:
- the LOC107783460 gene encoding putative F-box protein At1g32420 gives rise to the protein MKKKKIVAIGNLCIPHEMIFEILKQVPAKSLMRFRCVSKSFCSLISEPLFIEAHQKFSTAQFHVSCSSLTTSKDVIQYLNQSRFSKLHSLASTNGLVCLWNFDGDVAVSNPFTQEHIFLPYQQSSITCCSLGFDSTTKKYKVIKAQYLLDDRDSGKVRYWIYTIGVDKLWREIPDCANIFPAYSFVYIDGVTYCVNRLSESYNIAAFSVKNEKLIRMILSPDGVWASKSPPNIVEINGQVALVDQSNSGGKVSLYVLNGTGETETWVKHIIALPSELINTKYLPLFKTNPKGEIALPLCTVLDMFLYDIAKKDWRKVDIHEIYERVHRVSWVGVLLNLVENIWSLK